The nucleotide window GGGTGGCTTCCACCATCGGCATCCAGCAGAGCTGGTATCTGCAGTTCGTGCTGACCCTGCTGGTGCTCGCCATTCCGGGCTGGCGCTTCTACGAGAAGGGCTTCCCGGCGCTGTTCCGCCTGGGTCCCGACATGAACTCGCTGGTCGCGGTCGGCACGGCCGCGGCCTTCGGCTATTCGATGGTCGCCACGTTCGCGCCCAGTCTGCTGCCGGCCGGCACGGTGAACGTGTACTACGAGGCGGCCGCCGTCATCGTGGCGCTGATCCTGCTGGGCCGCTTTCTTGAGGCACGGGCCAAGGGCCGCACCTCCGAGGCCATCAAGCGCCTGGTCGGCCTACAGGCCAAGGAGGCGCACGTGCTGCGCGACGGCCGCATCGTGGACATCCCGATCAACGACGTGGCGCAGGGCGACATCGTGGAAGTGCGCCCCGGCGAGCGCGTGCCGGTCGATGGTGAAGTGACCGAGGGCCGCAGCTTCGTGGACGAGTCGATGATCACCGGCGAGCCGATTCCCGTCGAAAAGGCGGAAGGCAGCACCGTGGTCGGCGGCACCGTCAACCAGAAGGGTGCGCTGACGCTGCGTGCCACCGCCGTGGGCGGTCAGACCATGCTGGCGCAGATCATCCGCATGGTCGAGCAGGCGCAAGGTTCCAAGCTGCCGATCCAGGCCGTGGTGGACAAGGTGACGCTGTGGTTCGTGCCCGCCGTCATGCTGGCCGCCGTGCTGACCTTCCTGGTCTGGCTGGTGTTCGGCCCGTCGCCCGCGCTGTCCTTCGCGCTGGTCAATGCCGTGGCGGTGCTGATCATTGCCTGCCCGTGCGCCATGGGTCTGGCGACGCCGACCTCCATCATGGTCGGCACGGGCCGGGGCGCTGAGATGGGCGTGCTGTTCCGCAAGGGTGAAGCCCTGCAACTGCTCAAGGACGCCAAGGTGGTGGCCGTGGACAAGACCGGCACGCTGACCGAGGGCCGCCCGGTCCTGACCGACCTGGAGATTGCCGACGGCTTTGACCGCAACCAGGTGCTGGCGAAGGTCGCCGCCGTGGAATCGCGCTCGGAGCATCCGATCGCACGCGCCATCGTCGAGTCGGCCGTGGAAGGTGGCATCGCGCTGCCGACGATGACAGACTTCGATTCGGTCACGGGCATGGGCGTGCGCGCCACCGTGGACGGCGCGCGTGTCGAGGTCGGTGCCGATCGCTTCATGCGTGAGCTGGGGTTGGACGTGGGCGGCTTCGCTCGCACGGCCGAGCGCCTAGGCAACGAGGGCAAGTCGCCGCTGTACGCCTCGATCGACGGCCGGCTGGCCGCCATCATCGCGGTGGCCGATCCGATCAAGTCCAGCACGCCCGCGGCCATTGCCGCGCTGCACCAGCTCGGCCTGAAGGTGGCGATGATCACCGGCGACAACGCGCGTACCGCGCAGGCCATCGCCAAGCAACTGGGCATCGACGAGGTGGTGGCCGAAGTGCTGCCCGAGGGCAAGGTCGAAGCCGTGCGCCGGCTGAAAGCCAGCCACGGCCAGATCGCCTACGTGGGCGACGGCATCAACGACGCCCCGGCGCTGGCCGAGGCCGACGTGGGCCTGGCCATCGGCACCGGCACCGACGTGGCGGTGGAGTCGGCCGACGTAGTGCTGATGTCGGGCAACCTGCAGGGCGTGCCCAACGCCATCGCGCTGTCCAAGGCGACCATCGGCAACATCCGCCAGAACCTGTTCTGGGCGTTTGGCTACAACACGGCCCTGATCCCGGTGGCCGCTGGCGTCCTGTACCCCGCATACGGTGTGCTGTTGTCGCCGATCTTCGCGGCTGGCGCGATGGCGCTGTCCAGCGTGTTCGTGCTCGGAAACGCGCTGCGCCTGCGCCGCTTCCAGCCGCCGCTGGCGGCGGATACCGCTCATTGAGAAAGGAGGAACACCATGAACATCGGTGAAGCATCCAAGGCCTCGAAGGTCTCGGCCAAAATGATCCGCTACTACGAGCAAATCGGTCTGATCCCTCCGGCTGACCGCACCGATTCGGGCTACCGCGCCTATACCCAGGACGACGTTCACCGGTTGCATTTCATCCGGCGTTCGCGCGACCTCGGCTTCTCGGTAGCCGAGATCACGGACTTGCTGGGACTGTGGAATGACAAGTCGCGCCAGAGTGCTGATGTAAAGCGTCTGGCCCAGCAACACATCGACGAGTTGGACCGGCGCATCGAGAGCATGCTGGAGATGGCCGCGACGCTCAAGGCGCTGATCCGGTGTTGCGCCGGCGACGAACGGCCCGACTGCCCGATCCTGCACACGCTGGAGCAGCCCGATACCAGTGACAACAAGCCCGAAGCGCGCACTGGCGCAGTGCCGCGCCGCGCGCGAGCCAACGCAGCAGGAAAAAAGCCGCGTGCGCACTGAGCAGCCAGGAGAGATATGCCCAAAATCACAGTCTTGCCCCATCCTGAACTGGCTCCCGAGGGAGCCGAACTGAACGTGCCAGCAGGCACTTCGATCTGCGAGGCCCTGCTGGACAACGGCATCGAGATCGAGCATGCCTGCGACATGAGCTGTGCCTGCACGACCTGTCACTGCATCGTGCGCAAGGGGTTTAATTCTCTAAACGAAGTCGAGGAGTGCGAGGATGATCTGCTCGACCGGGCCTGGGGACTGGAGGCGCAGTCGCGGCTGAGCTGCCAGGCCATCGTTGCGACCGAAGACCTGACCGTCGAGATCCCCAAGTACACGATCAACCATGCCAAGGAGAACCACTAGGAGCCTGCGTGCTGCCTCAGGCGCACCGGCCTGCGGCAGGGTTGCTCTGGCAGATGGAGGACTGACGGCATTGCAGCCAGATAACCAACCCGTGGGCCAGACCAACCCGCGAGCCAGGTGTCTACACTCCCTTTGCACGGTCGTCGGTTAGGCTGGAAAGGTCATCAACGTCCTTAAATCCGTGACGGCCGGCCCATGGAAAGTCACACAGGAGAAGTCCTGCATGTCTGCGCCCAAGCTAGCCACGCTCTACCGAATGGTCATGCCCGGCCATACCTGCCCCTACGGGCTGAAGTCGCTCGATCTGCTCAAACGCAAGGGCTACGAGGTCGAGGACAAACACTTGGCGAGCCGCGAGCAGACGGATGCGTTCAAGAAGGAGCATGGCGTCGAGACCACGCCCCAGGTCTTCATAAACGGGCGGCGCGTGGGCGGCTACGACGACCTACGCAAATTCTTCGGCATGTCCGTGAAGGACAAGAACGCCGTGACCTACACCCCTGTGATCGCGCTGTTCGCCATGGCGGCCGCGATGGCGCTGGCGGCGAGCTGGGCGGCCTTCGGCCAGCTCTGGAGCATTCAGGCGGCAGAGTGGCTCGTGGCCTTTGCCATGTGTCTCCTGGCGCTGCAGAAGCTCAAGGACGTGGACGGCTTCGCGACGATGTTCCTCAACTACGACCTGCTGGCCAAGCGCTGGGTTCGGTATGCCTATTTCTACCCGTTCGCGGAGGCCATCGCAGGCGTCCTGATGGTCGCGGGCGTGGGGATGTGGGTGTCGATTCCGTTGGCGCTGTTCATCGGGACCGTCGGGGCCGTGTCGGTTTTCAAGGCGGTCTATGTCGATCGCCGGGAACTCAAGTGCGCCTGCGTGGGCGGGGACAGCAACGTGCCGCTGGACTTCGTGTCCCTGACCGAGAACCTGATGATGGTGGCGATGGCCCTGTGGATGTGGGCCAAGGTCGCCTACCTTGGGATGCACTGAGCGCCGCGCCAGATATGGCGCAGCGCACGTGCTCGCATCGGCCGTCCTGTGTGCATGCCGGCCACGACGCGGTGTTACTGCGCGCGCGGCGGGAAGCCAGCTTCGCTCAGGGCCGCGGCGATCTGCTCTTGCGAGGCCGAGGTCTGGACCTCGACACGGCGGGTCGGCGGGTCCGTAACGATCTTGGCGTTGGGGTCGATCGTTTGGATCGTTTTCGTCACAGTGCGGGCGCAGCCGCCGCAGGTCATGTCTTCGAGATGGAATTGCATGGAAAACTCCTTTCGGGTTGGGATGCTTAAAGTTTGATCCTTGCCACGGTTGGAAGGTCAAGCGCTATTTGCATCCCCGCCACACCAACCTGCCGAATGTTCATAGGGGCAAGGCCGTGGTGCTCTTCACGCGGTCCAGCACGAAGCTGGTCTTGCAGTCTTGCACGCTGGGGTGCTTGAGCAGCGTATCGAGCACGAAGCGGGAGTAGTGGGCCATATCTCTGACGACCACCCGCAACAGGTAGTCCATGTCGCCGGTCAGCGCGTGGCACTCCACCACCTCGGGCCAGTTCTGAACCGACGCGCGGAACACGTCCATGGGGTTGCGCTTGTGCGAATCAGAGTGCTTTTCGAGGCGCACGTTCAGGTAGGCCGTGAGGGTGAGGCCGATGCGTTCGGGGTGCACCAGGGCCACATAGCCGGCGATGACGCCAGCCTCTTCGAGGCGGCGCACCCGCCTCAGCGTGGCCGAGGACGACAGGCTTGCGTGTTCGGCCAGTTCGTCGAAGGTGGACCTTCCATTGCGTTGCAATGCATCAATAAGGCGTCTATCCGTACCATCAAGGACTATTTCTGTGCTCATTTCTTTCACCACGCAGGAATCAGGCATCAAGAAGTCTATTTGCAATTGATTTTGCAGAAATGATGTGCGGGCTTTTTCTTACCATCTAGGGTGTCCAGATTTCCACCCCAAACCCAAGAGAGACACCCCTGATGACCGACCTTTTTGACAACCCGATGGGCCTGTGCGGCTTTGAATTCGTCGAGTTCGCCTCGCCGACGCCCGGCGTGCTGGAGCCGCTGTTCGAGAAGCTCGGCTTCACCGAGGTGGCCCGGCATCGCTCCAAGGACGTATCGCTCTACCGCCAGGGCGACATCAACTTCATCGTCAACCGCGAGCCTAAAAGCCAGGCGGCGTATTTCGCGGGCGAGCACGGCCCCAGCCCCTGCGGGCTGGCGTTCCGCGTCAAGGATTCGCACAAGGCCTACCACCGCGCGCTGGAGCTGGGCGCGCAGCCGATGGACATTCCCACTGGCCCGATGGAGTTGCGCCTACCGGCGATCAAGGGCATCGGCGGCGCGCCGCTGTACCTGATCGATCGCTTCGAGGACGGCAAGTCCATCTACGACATCGACTTCGAATTCCTACCCGGTGTGGATCGCCGTCCCAAAGGCCACGGCTTCTCGATCGTCGATCACCTCACACACAACGTCTATCGCGGCCGCATGACGTACTGGGCCGACTTCTACACGAAGTTCTTCAACTTCCAGGAGATCCGCTACTTCGACATCAACGGCGAGTACACCGGCCTGGCTTCCAAGGCGATGAGCGCGCCGGACGGCCTGATCCGCATCCCGCTGAACGAGGAAGCACGCCAGGGCGGCGGCCAGATTGAGGAATTCTTGATGCAGTTCAGCGGCGAGGGCATCCAGCACATCGCCCTGCTGTGCGACAACCTACTCGATGCGCTCGACCGCGTGCAGATGGCCGGTATCCCGCTGCTGACCGCCCCCAACGACATCTATTACGCAAACTTGGAAAAGCGCCTGCCCGGCCATGGCCAGCCCGTGCCCGAGTTGCAGGCGCGCGGCATTCTGCTCGACGGCACGACCGAAGGCGGCCAGCCCCGCCTGCTGCTGCAGATATTCTCCGAGCCGCTGCTTGGCCCGGTGTTCTTCGAGTTCATCGAGCGCAAGGGCAACTACCGCGAGGGCTTCGGCGAAGGAAACTTCGGCGCCTTGTTCGAGTCGATGGAACGCGACCAGATCAACCGTGGCTCGTTGGAAATCAACCCGGCCTGATTTGGGCTTTTCCATGAAGGCAGAGCGCCTTCGGTCCTACATCTCGCGAGCCCCTCTGTGGGCTCGCGCTACTTTGGCGTCAGTACGGCCTTAGCCGCTCAAGCATTGAGCGGGTTGGGTTCGGCGTCACGTTCCGAAACAGTTGCTACCACTCTTGACTTGAGTTAATACATGAACATATGTATTCTTATTCAGATACACCGATGGCCTTTTTCCTCGCCCTGAAGAGGGACCCAGCACTACCTCGCCCCCTCTAAGCGCACTTCGGCAGCAATGCGCCGTGGCCAACCCAATGACCAGGATTGCTGAAGGACGTGCCCATGGAACTTCGTCATTTGCGCTGCTTCGTGGCTCTCGCCGAAGAGCTGCATTTCACCCGTGCTGCGGAGCGCTTGCACATCGAGCAGCCGCCGCTGTCCCGCACGATCAAGGAATTGGAAGACGAACTGGGGGTGCTGCTCTTTGACCGCGATCGGCGGGGAACGCGGTTGACGCCAGCGGGTACCACCTTCCTTCAGGACATTCGCCGGCTGTTCACCAACCTGGAGCAGGCACGAGAAAACGTCAGGGCGATCGCCGCAGGCCTAAGAGGCAGCGTGCGCATCGCCATCTCCGATGGCGCCATCGACCCGCGGCTGTCTGCACTTCTTGCCCTGTGCCGCCAGGAGGAGCCGGAGATCGAAATACGGCTCTCCGAGGTCACCCTGGCGGAACAGTTGCGGGGGCTGCGATCCGGCGACTTCGCGATCGGTTTCGCACACACTGCGGACGTCGGCGACGGACTGGTGACGGAGCCCATCTGGCAGGACCCGCTGGTGGTGACCTTGCCGATCCGGCACCCGTTGCTGGCCCACAAGGAAGTGTCGCTACGTGAACTCGTGAGTTACCCGCTGGTGATGTGCGATCCGCAGCTTTGCGAGGGCTACTGCCGCGAATTGACCCGGCTGCTACATCCCCTGGAGCGCGAGTCCACCATCGTTGAGCATGTCTCGTCGCTGGACATGATGCTCACGTTGGTCGGAGCTGGTTACGGCATCGGCTTCGCAACGGCGACCCGAATCGCGGTATGCCAACGTCCCGACGTGGTGATCCGGCCGTTGGCGCTCGATTCGGCCGTCATCATCACCTACCTGCTTCGGCCCGAAGGCGGTAGCGGACTATCCGTTCCCGTAGAGCGCTTCATCGAGCGTTTGCGTTCGCCAAAGAGCGATTAGCTACGGCGCCTGCGCCACACCCGGCGTCACGCATCGCCCTGAAGGTAGAGGTTGCGCTCCGTGGCCGTCATCAGTTCGGCCGAGCTGATCTTGAGAGCCAGGGAAATTTTTAGAATGAGAGCGAGTGTCGGCATGTGCTCGCCGCGCTCAATCTTGCCCATGTGCGAACGCGCGATCCCCGCCAAGCCCGCGAACTCATCCTGAGCAATCCCCTGATCCAGGCGAGCGGCTCGCACCGCTTGCCCGAACGCCAACGCCGGTGCGGACTCATAGGTGGTTACTCCGGCGGGCCGTCCAGGCCGAATAGTGCGCTTCTGCATTCGCAGAAGCGTCATGGAATCACTGATCTTTAACCACGTTAAAGATATCTCTTTAGTATGATGTCGGTAGATCTTTTCGATCCCCTCCCGCCGCCTCTTTGGGGGTATCCATGCATGACGTCATCAGTCCGCCCCCGAATTTCACACTCGCCATAGCGCCAGGTGTACCGTCTTCACGGCTGTCGGCGCTGCTTGCACTGCAGCGAGCGCAGGAGCCGGGCGTCGCGATGGCCGTGCGTGAAGTTTCGGATCAAGAGTTGATGACGGGCCTGCAGGAGGGCCGCTACGACGCGGGACTATCTCTTAGCGGTGCGGGGGATCACCTGACGAGTAGCCGGAGGCTATGGTGCGAAAGCATGGCCGTTGCGATACCACCGCGGTCCCGCTTAGTTAACCAGGCGAAGCTCACCATCTCAGATCTTCAGGATTATCCAATCTATCGCTGGCGGGTGGAGGCTTGCCCCTTGCTGGACGAGAGGTTGGCCTCCCTCATGCCAGTGGACCAAGAGAACATCCTGTCTGCAACTTCATTCGAGATGATGGCGCTGTGGGTCTCATCCGGCTACGGCATCGGCGTATGCGCGCAATCGCGCATCGAGCGTGCCCATCAATGGGGGATCGGCATGCGACCGCTCGCCGATGGCCCCTACAATATCGTGACGTACCTCCAACGGCCCCACGCGCAAGCCGATTCTGCTGCCAAGCGGTTCGAGCGTAGAGCGCTACAGATTGCTGGGGAAGGTGCAAGGTGATGGGCCTACGGCCGGAAGCGTCATCCCGGCCATAGGCTGACCCGTGGATTAGGTTCCCTCGATCACCACAGCGCTGTCCACTAGCCTACGAACGCTCTGCCGCACATCTTCCGGGACGGGCTGCGGGGCGACGGCCTTGGGCACATCCTCGTGATGCTGGTAGTCGCCCATGATGACCCGTACGATCGCCGGCACGTTGGTCGGCGTGACCGCATCGATGGCGGCGCGATCGCCCAGGTCAGGGTGCGGCTGGGTCAGCATGCGGTAAAGTCCCCAAGAATCCGCGTGCGGGCACTGGTTCATGAGCACCTGGGCCAGCCTGTGTTTGAGCGGCACCAGTTGCCAGTCCGGAACACGCTGTCCCCGATTGCCAAGGCTGATAGCCAGCAACTTTCCGGCTTTCAGTTCGCGGTTGATCTGGTCCTTGGACTTCCCGGCCAGCTTGCCGAACAACGGGACCGGCAGGCTGTTCGGCGACTCATAGATAGCCAGCATTTCCTCGCGCTCGCGCTGGATCGCGGACACTTCCGGCTCTGGGACATGCACCGGAGGCGGCGGCAGATGCGACAGTCTCCGGAACGTGATTCCGCCGCTGCTCGAAGTGACGACAATGGGCGTTGCGACAAGGGACTGCACGCCGGGCACAGGGGGCTCGGCCACGATGGGGGCCGCACCCACCGCCTCTTCCACTTCTGCCATCGCAGGCACCCCATCGATGCGGATGGTCAGGTGTGCGCTCGCAGCTTCTACCTCGCCCTGTTCGAGCAGGTCGAGGCGATCGGCCCAGTCCTGCATCATCCGGCGCCTCGGCTCCACGTATTTGGCGTGGTTGTAGGCCGAGCTGACCTTGTTGGGGTCGGAGTGCGATAGCTGTGCATCCACCCAAATTTTCGGATAGCCGATTTCGTTGAGCGCCGTCGAGATGGTGCCGCGGATGCCGTGCCCGGTCAGGCGCCCCTCGTAACCCATGAGCTGCAAGGCCTTGTTCAGCGTATTTTCGCTGATGCGCTTCTTGAGTTCGCTGGTATGAGCCAACAAGTACTTCTGCGCCGGCCGCATCGCGCTCAGAAGATAGCGCACGATCTCGATGGCCTGCAGAGAGAGGGGCACGATGTAGGGCGGCACGTCCTGCGGCCGCTTACCGGCCTTGCGCATTTCGTCCTGGAGCTGCTTGACGAATTGTGGCGGGATGATCCACAAGCCGCGGTCGAGGTCGAACTGCTCAGGCTCGGCCAGCCGCAATTCGCCCGTCCGCACCCCAGTTAACAACAGCAGCCGCACACCAAGCTGGGTCTGCCAGCCGCGGGGGGTGTAGAGCCGAAGCTTCTGAAGGAACTCGGGCATCTCGGGCAGGTGCAGATAGGGATTGTGGGTCACCGGGGGCTTGGGTTCGGCCACCACATCCAGGTCAGCAGCAGGGTTGACCTCCAAGCCCTCGGCAACGACCAAGGCATAGCGGAACATCTGGTTGAACCAGGTGCGAACCTTCTCGGCGGTGGTGAACGCTTTGCGCTTCTCGATCGCCGCCAGAACTCCCAGGAGCTGAGGGCGGCGAATGTCGTAGATCGACATCTTCCCTAAGGCGGGCAGCACGTCCTTGTTGAAGATGCGCAGAATCTGCGACAGGGTGCTCTGGCGGCCTTCCTTGAGTTCCTTGCGGCGATGCTCGACCCAGGCATCAAAAACGTTCCTAAAGGTGTATTCACCCGCCAATTTGGCCGCGTGCCGGCGCTGGTCACGCTCGATTTGCGGATCAACCCCCCTGGCAAGCAGGGCTTGGGCCTTATCCCGCTCGGCGCGGGCCTCGCGCAAGCTGAGGGCAGGATATCCGCCCAGGGACATACGTTTTTGCTTGCCCAGCCAGTAGTAGCGAAACATCCACGACTTACCGCCTGCAGCAGAGACCATCAGGCCCAGGCAGTCATTATCGGAGAGGGTGTAGCGTTTTCCGGTGGTTCTTGCCTGCCGGACGGTCAGATCAGAGAGTGCCATTTCGAGGCTCCTAAGTAATGACTTAGGCCCTATGCTCGTCATGGTTCCCGCTCAGCCCCAGCAACTATCCGGTAGCCGTCCCACCCGTATTCTTGTGCCTCAATTGGTCACTCAAAAACGGTAGCTGTGGGTGGATTTCCGTGGCGCTCGCTGGAATGGAAAAAGGGGCCGAAGCCCCTTTTTTCAATGACTTACAGACGTCAGTAGAAGTCTGCAGATCATAATTTGGAGCGGGAGGAAGAACATGCACGAGCCCGATTGCGGCGGGCAGCATGCCAAGATCAGGCGCATGGCCGTTGGCATCCGCCCAATGGCGGCCATCGTGCCGATGGTCCGCGCAGAGCGCAGGCTGCGCATCGTCCATGTCCTGGCAGTTCACGACGGAAACAGCCATCGCCGAGGCGTCCACTATGGCCCCTGCCTCGGGCGGGCAAACGTATCCCGCAATCGCCACGCGCGTGAACAACACCGTCGCGAGCAACGCGAGCGCAAGCAACTGCGCGAGGGGGGAATGGCGATGCTTCATGTATCCCTGCAAACAGGTGCGTTCAGTCTAGGCCTGCCAAAACTTGACCACAAGACGGGCGCGAATGGAGGCCGGTAGGCGGTGGACATGATGTTCATCCAAAATGCTGCGCCTAAGGCACTTGTGTCCTCAATCGAAGCGCATTGGAGATCACCGACACCGAGCTCAAGCTCATGGCCAAGGCCGCAATCATCGGTGACAGCAGCCACCCCGTGAACGGGTACAGCGCCCCTGCGGCCAGTGGGATGCCCAGCGCGTTGTAGACGAACGCAAATCCCAGGTTCTGTTTCATATTGGCAATCGTGGCTTGCGACAGTTCCCGCGCGCGTGCAAGGCCGCGCAGGTCGCCCTTGACCAGCGTGACCTGGGCGCTGTGCATCGCCACATCGGTTCCAGTCCCCATGGCGATGCCGACGTCGGCTTTGGCCAGTGCCGGTGCATCGTTGATGCCGTCGCCAGCCATGGCCACTACGTGGCCCTCGCTCTGGAGTTTTGCGACCAGTGCCAGCTTGTCAGCCGGTTTGACCTCGCCGTGAACCTCGTTAATGCCAAGAGGGCCGGCCACGGCTCGCGCTGTCGCGATGCTGTCGCCACTTGCCATCACCACGCGAATCCCGGCCGCTTTGAGCGCCGCAAGCGCTTCGGGAGTGCTGGCCTTGACCGGGTCCGAGACCGTCAGCAGCCCCGCCAATTTCCGGTCAACGGCCAGGTACATGACACTGGCGCCGTACTGACCAAGCACATTTGCCCGCAACGCATGTGATTCAATGGCGACTTGCTCCCGACGCATCAGGGAGGCATTGCCGAGTATCAGTTGGTGACCGTCAACCCGGCCCCGCACGCCCATACCCGCGTCCGATGCGAAATGTTCGGCCTTGCCTAACGTCAGGCCACGCTCACGCGCCGCCGCAACAATGGTGGCTGCCAGCGGGTGTTCGCTGCCCTGATCGAGACTCGCCGCCAGACGAAGCACCGTGGTCTCATCGAGCGAATCGACGGCCAATGCCCGCTCGAAGACCGGACGGCCCTCGGTCAACGTGCCGGTCTTGTCGACGATGAGAGTGTCAACCTTGCGGAAATGCTCGATGGCCGCCGCATCCCGGAACAGGATGCCCTGGGTCGCGGCCTTGCCGCTCGCCACCATGATCGACATTGGCGTAGCCAGCCCCAGCGCGCATGGACAGGCGATGATCAACACGGCCACGGCATTGACCAGTCCAAAGACCCAGCTCGGCTCGGGGCCGAAAAATCCCCAGCCGAAGAAGGCAAGCACGGCAATCGCTACCACCACCAGTACGAATACCCCCGCCACCTGGTCCGCCATGCGCTGCATGGGCGCCTTCGAGCGCTGGGCCTGGGCCACCATCTGCACGATCTGCGACAGCACTGTCTGTGCGCCGACCTTTTCCGAACGCATGACCAGGCTGCCCGACGTATTGAGTGTGGCGCCGATCACATGGTCGCCAGCATGCTTGGAAACAGGCAACGGCTCGCCGGTGATCATCGATTCGTCGATGGCGCTTGCTCCTTCGGTCACGATGCCATCGGTTGGCACCTTTTCGCCGGGGCGAATCCGCAGCAGGTCGCCGACATGTACGTGCGTGAGCGGGATATCCTCTTCGCTGCCGTCAGGATTGAGGCGGCGCGCCGTTTTTGGCGCCAGACCGAGCAGCGACTTGATGGCGGCCGAAGTCTGCGAACGTGCCTTCAATTCGAAGATCTGGCCCAGCAGCGTCAGTGAAATGATGACGGCGGCGGCTTCGAAGTAGACCGCAATGCGGCCATGCACAACAAAGCTGCGGGGAAACAGCTCGGGCGCAACAGTGGCCGCAACGCTGTATATGAAGGCCGCACCGGTGCCCAGCCCGATCAGAGTCCACATGTTCGGGCTGCGGTTGCGGAACGATTGCAGGCACCGGGCATAGATGGGGAAGCCGGCCCACAAGACTACGGGCGCGGACAAGGCAAACTCCACCCAGCCTTGCGCCGCCGGGGCCACGCCAGCGACACGCCCCCCCAGCATTACCAGCGCTACGACAGCGATCGTCAGCGGCAAGCTCCACCAGAAGCGCCGGCGGAACGCCGCGAGTTCGGGATTCTCATCCGCTTCAAGACTCGGCATCGCCGGCTCAAGCGCCATGCCGCACTTCGGGCAACTCCCGGGATGATCCTGGCGGATCTCGGGGTGCATGGGGCAGGTGTAAACGGTGTCCGGCGCCGCGTTGGCATCGTCCACAGCGGAGGCGACATGTGGATGCGTGTACCGCGTGGGGTCCGCCTCGAACTTCCGCTGACATGCTGCACCACAGAAGCTGTATCGGGTCCCCGCGTAGCTTGACTGGTACGGCGTATTGGGCTTGACCGTCATACCGCACACCGGGTCCCGTTCCTCCGTGGCGGTCACGAGCGTCAGTCGCGTCGCCGTGGCATGCGGGTGGCCTCCAGCTTGTGCACGTTCCGGCTCGCCGTCGTGCCCGGGCGCGGCGGATGACATATGCGGATGCGGTTGTTGGTTGCTCATTTTCGCGCAGCCTCAATGCCTTGTGGCCTGCGGTGCGGGCAATTGCCGTGGGGCTGCGCTGCTGATCGCCTCCAAGATCGGGCAAGCAGGTCGATCGTCGCCATCACAATGCTGCGCCAGATACAGCAGGGTGTCCCGCATGCCGCTGACCGCGGCAATCCGGGCGTCCAGTTCCTGAATGCGCTGCAACGCGATGGCCTTCACCGCCACGCTCGCGCGCCGCTTGTTTTGCCACAACCCGAGCAGCTCTCGAATCTGCTCCATGGAGAAACCCAAGGCCCGCGCACGCCCGATGAAGCGCAGGGTGTGGATGTCGATTTCACGATACATCCGGTAGTTGCCCTCGCTCCGGGCAGCCGAAGCGACCAGGCCAATACTTTCGTAGTAGCGGATCATCTTGGCCGAGACGCCGGAGACGCTCGCGGCTTGTCCGATATTCATGGCGTGCTCCTCGCTTCCTGTGCGCATGGCACCTTCGGTATCCGGTGTTCGTGGCATCTTTCACGGAACCGGCGCGTGCCCAAATCTTCACGATTTCACGGTACACCCTTCCCAAGTGGGAAGGTCAAGGACGTCGCAATCGTCCTTTTGCCCGACGCCCATGCGGGCGTCTGATCCTGTTTTCCGCGCAGTTGCATTGCGAGCAAAACACGGTATCCTTGCGAAAATCCTGCCACTGCAAAGAACCCTTGCGTCACACGCTGCGCCGGCATCCTTTCTTCGCTGGCATCCTCCTGCTGGTCTTCCTGTCAGTCCAACTGGCAGCGGCGGCGTACG belongs to Ralstonia sp. RRA and includes:
- the hppD gene encoding 4-hydroxyphenylpyruvate dioxygenase; this translates as MTDLFDNPMGLCGFEFVEFASPTPGVLEPLFEKLGFTEVARHRSKDVSLYRQGDINFIVNREPKSQAAYFAGEHGPSPCGLAFRVKDSHKAYHRALELGAQPMDIPTGPMELRLPAIKGIGGAPLYLIDRFEDGKSIYDIDFEFLPGVDRRPKGHGFSIVDHLTHNVYRGRMTYWADFYTKFFNFQEIRYFDINGEYTGLASKAMSAPDGLIRIPLNEEARQGGGQIEEFLMQFSGEGIQHIALLCDNLLDALDRVQMAGIPLLTAPNDIYYANLEKRLPGHGQPVPELQARGILLDGTTEGGQPRLLLQIFSEPLLGPVFFEFIERKGNYREGFGEGNFGALFESMERDQINRGSLEINPA
- a CDS encoding LysR family transcriptional regulator produces the protein MELRHLRCFVALAEELHFTRAAERLHIEQPPLSRTIKELEDELGVLLFDRDRRGTRLTPAGTTFLQDIRRLFTNLEQARENVRAIAAGLRGSVRIAISDGAIDPRLSALLALCRQEEPEIEIRLSEVTLAEQLRGLRSGDFAIGFAHTADVGDGLVTEPIWQDPLVVTLPIRHPLLAHKEVSLRELVSYPLVMCDPQLCEGYCRELTRLLHPLERESTIVEHVSSLDMMLTLVGAGYGIGFATATRIAVCQRPDVVIRPLALDSAVIITYLLRPEGGSGLSVPVERFIERLRSPKSD
- a CDS encoding helix-turn-helix transcriptional regulator, with product MQKRTIRPGRPAGVTTYESAPALAFGQAVRAARLDQGIAQDEFAGLAGIARSHMGKIERGEHMPTLALILKISLALKISSAELMTATERNLYLQGDA
- a CDS encoding substrate-binding domain-containing protein; this translates as MHDVISPPPNFTLAIAPGVPSSRLSALLALQRAQEPGVAMAVREVSDQELMTGLQEGRYDAGLSLSGAGDHLTSSRRLWCESMAVAIPPRSRLVNQAKLTISDLQDYPIYRWRVEACPLLDERLASLMPVDQENILSATSFEMMALWVSSGYGIGVCAQSRIERAHQWGIGMRPLADGPYNIVTYLQRPHAQADSAAKRFERRALQIAGEGAR
- a CDS encoding integrase arm-type DNA-binding domain-containing protein, whose translation is MALSDLTVRQARTTGKRYTLSDNDCLGLMVSAAGGKSWMFRYYWLGKQKRMSLGGYPALSLREARAERDKAQALLARGVDPQIERDQRRHAAKLAGEYTFRNVFDAWVEHRRKELKEGRQSTLSQILRIFNKDVLPALGKMSIYDIRRPQLLGVLAAIEKRKAFTTAEKVRTWFNQMFRYALVVAEGLEVNPAADLDVVAEPKPPVTHNPYLHLPEMPEFLQKLRLYTPRGWQTQLGVRLLLLTGVRTGELRLAEPEQFDLDRGLWIIPPQFVKQLQDEMRKAGKRPQDVPPYIVPLSLQAIEIVRYLLSAMRPAQKYLLAHTSELKKRISENTLNKALQLMGYEGRLTGHGIRGTISTALNEIGYPKIWVDAQLSHSDPNKVSSAYNHAKYVEPRRRMMQDWADRLDLLEQGEVEAASAHLTIRIDGVPAMAEVEEAVGAAPIVAEPPVPGVQSLVATPIVVTSSSGGITFRRLSHLPPPPVHVPEPEVSAIQREREEMLAIYESPNSLPVPLFGKLAGKSKDQINRELKAGKLLAISLGNRGQRVPDWQLVPLKHRLAQVLMNQCPHADSWGLYRMLTQPHPDLGDRAAIDAVTPTNVPAIVRVIMGDYQHHEDVPKAVAPQPVPEDVRQSVRRLVDSAVVIEGT